From Acidobacteriota bacterium, the proteins below share one genomic window:
- a CDS encoding RHS domain-containing protein has protein sequence MTDHLGTPRIQTDSTGAIVWHAEHEPYGRIYLLREGDGRHQPLRFPGQKAEQLGVDAANGITDRNYNIFRWYRAAEGRYTEADPLGVALAGPNLYGYVDGNPLTLIDPAGLLKVKQTITKRGPQLGGGQYSLSFSKVNTDASCSGCDGEGWSFELSLNYDHGYLCTTFISCTIEKHHANIATAFVSKAAMTFKKHEAQVYSSKAACQKAAKSYAQELKWFMKNPGAWPEKIQEGFWKAQQDYEETHHGNGCDLWPWWCGAM, from the coding sequence GTGACCGATCACCTCGGGACGCCGCGGATCCAGACCGACTCGACCGGCGCGATCGTCTGGCACGCCGAGCACGAACCGTACGGCCGCATCTACCTGCTGCGCGAAGGGGATGGGCGCCACCAGCCGCTCCGCTTCCCCGGTCAGAAAGCCGAACAGCTCGGCGTCGACGCCGCCAACGGCATCACCGACCGGAATTACAACATCTTCCGGTGGTACCGGGCGGCGGAGGGGCGGTACACCGAAGCTGATCCGCTGGGCGTCGCGTTGGCGGGTCCAAACCTTTACGGGTATGTCGACGGCAATCCTCTGACACTGATCGATCCTGCTGGGCTTCTAAAGGTGAAACAGACAATCACTAAGCGGGGCCCGCAGCTCGGTGGCGGGCAATACAGTCTGAGTTTCTCGAAGGTCAACACCGACGCGAGTTGTAGCGGATGTGATGGTGAAGGTTGGTCTTTTGAGCTGAGCCTCAATTACGATCATGGTTATCTGTGCACAACCTTTATTTCGTGCACCATCGAGAAGCATCACGCCAATATTGCCACCGCGTTTGTTTCTAAAGCGGCGATGACCTTCAAGAAGCACGAAGCTCAGGTGTATTCATCGAAGGCAGCATGTCAGAAAGCCGCGAAATCCTACGCTCAGGAGTTGAAGTGGTTCATGAAGAACCCCGGGGCGTGGCCGGAAAAAATCCAAGAAGGTTTCTGGAAGGCACAGCAGGACTACGAGGAAACTCATCACGGAAACGGGTGTGATCTCTGGCCTTGGTGGTGCGGAGCCATGTGA